Proteins encoded within one genomic window of Pseudalkalibacillus sp. SCS-8:
- a CDS encoding serine hydrolase: MNRMKQTVILVLTMTLVITGFMTSSASKGYAAPDLQLEAEAAILLDAKTGKILYEKNADLLLPPASMTKMMTEYLVLEAIEKGKISWDTPVKISERAFKISHDSSLSNVWLRKDANPEYTIEELFEAAAIYSANGATMAIAETIAGSETNFVKMMNDKAKELGMEKYKFVNSTGLNNRDLKGMHPAGGPDEMNMMSARDTAILAYHLLNDYPEVLDVAKIPEKFFRKGTPDQNRMINWNWMLPGNPRTGYAYEGVDGLKTGSTDLAGYSFTATAQRNGMRLISVVMKTANNPARFEETTKLLNHGFNNFSEQEIVKAGYEVKEKSSLPVIKGKEKSVDVQSTDAISMVIANGEDDQYKPKAIWSKKALNEKGELTAPVKKGDKVGTLTVEYAGEKDYGYITEKAGKNASVPIVAQADVEKANWFVLMMRGIGGFFGDIWTNVVDSIKGLF; encoded by the coding sequence ATTAACCGAATGAAACAAACAGTCATCCTTGTATTAACGATGACACTCGTCATTACTGGATTTATGACATCATCCGCATCAAAAGGTTATGCTGCTCCTGATTTGCAATTGGAAGCTGAAGCGGCGATCTTGCTCGATGCAAAAACAGGTAAAATCCTTTATGAAAAGAACGCAGATTTATTATTGCCACCGGCAAGTATGACGAAGATGATGACGGAATACTTGGTATTAGAGGCAATTGAAAAAGGTAAAATCAGTTGGGATACGCCTGTGAAAATCAGTGAACGTGCCTTTAAAATCTCACACGATTCAAGTTTATCCAATGTCTGGCTTAGAAAAGATGCTAATCCGGAATACACGATAGAAGAGTTATTCGAAGCGGCAGCCATCTATTCAGCGAATGGTGCGACGATGGCAATTGCCGAAACCATTGCGGGTTCTGAAACCAATTTCGTCAAGATGATGAATGACAAAGCGAAAGAACTTGGCATGGAAAAATATAAATTCGTCAACAGTACAGGGTTGAACAACCGTGACCTGAAGGGGATGCACCCAGCAGGCGGCCCTGACGAAATGAACATGATGAGTGCACGTGATACAGCGATCCTAGCTTATCACTTGCTGAACGATTATCCAGAAGTCCTTGATGTAGCGAAAATCCCTGAAAAGTTTTTCCGTAAAGGAACGCCGGACCAAAACAGAATGATCAACTGGAACTGGATGTTACCAGGTAACCCACGTACAGGATATGCGTATGAGGGTGTAGATGGTCTGAAGACGGGTTCCACGGACCTTGCTGGGTATTCCTTTACAGCAACGGCTCAACGTAACGGTATGCGTCTGATTTCAGTCGTGATGAAAACAGCCAATAACCCGGCTCGTTTTGAAGAAACGACGAAGCTTCTCAACCACGGATTTAATAACTTCTCCGAACAGGAGATCGTTAAAGCAGGTTATGAGGTAAAAGAAAAGTCTTCTCTACCTGTTATAAAAGGTAAAGAGAAAAGTGTCGATGTTCAATCTACAGATGCGATTTCGATGGTGATTGCAAATGGCGAAGATGATCAATATAAGCCAAAAGCGATCTGGAGTAAGAAGGCATTAAATGAAAAAGGTGAACTGACCGCACCGGTTAAGAAAGGTGATAAGGTTGGTACATTAACAGTTGAATATGCTGGTGAAAAGGATTATGGTTACATAACGGAAAAAGCCGGCAAAAACGCAAGTGTACCAATCGTAGCACAAGCGGATGTAGAGAAAGCGAACTGGTTTGTTCTAATGATGCGTGGAATCGGTGGATTCTTCGGAGATATCTGGACGAACGTCGTTGACTCAATCAAAGGATTATTTTAA
- the pdxS gene encoding pyridoxal 5'-phosphate synthase lyase subunit PdxS has product MVQTGTDRVKRGMAEMQKGGVIMDVVNAEQAKIAEEAGAVAVMALERVPADIRAAGGVARMADPTIVEEVINAVSIPVMAKARIGHIVEARVLEALGADYIDESEVLTPADEVFHLNKRDFTVPFVCGARDLGEATRRIGEGASMLRTKGEPGTGNIVEAVRHMRLIQSQVKKVVGMSEDELMTEAKNLGAPYEILLQIKREGRLPVVNFAAGGVASPADAALMMELGADGVFVGSGIFKSDNPEKFARAIVEATTHYQDYDLIAKLSKGLGTAMKGVEISSLQPSERMQDRGW; this is encoded by the coding sequence ATGGTACAAACAGGTACAGATCGTGTAAAACGTGGAATGGCGGAAATGCAAAAAGGCGGCGTTATCATGGACGTTGTCAATGCTGAACAAGCGAAGATTGCAGAAGAAGCAGGTGCTGTTGCAGTAATGGCGCTTGAGCGTGTCCCAGCTGATATCCGTGCAGCAGGCGGAGTGGCTCGTATGGCTGATCCAACAATCGTTGAAGAAGTCATCAATGCCGTATCGATTCCGGTAATGGCAAAAGCTCGTATCGGTCACATCGTGGAAGCGCGTGTCCTTGAAGCACTAGGTGCTGACTATATTGATGAGAGTGAAGTATTGACTCCTGCTGACGAAGTCTTCCACTTGAACAAGCGTGACTTCACGGTTCCATTCGTATGTGGTGCTCGTGATCTCGGTGAAGCGACTCGTCGTATTGGAGAAGGTGCATCCATGCTTCGTACGAAGGGTGAGCCTGGTACAGGAAACATTGTCGAAGCTGTTCGTCACATGCGCTTGATTCAATCTCAAGTGAAGAAGGTTGTCGGCATGAGTGAAGATGAGCTTATGACGGAAGCGAAAAACCTTGGTGCACCATATGAAATCCTGCTACAAATCAAGCGTGAAGGCAGACTTCCTGTCGTAAACTTTGCTGCAGGTGGAGTAGCATCTCCAGCAGATGCTGCCTTGATGATGGAACTTGGTGCAGACGGTGTATTCGTAGGCTCAGGTATCTTCAAGTCTGATAACCCTGAGAAGTTTGCACGTGCGATTGTCGAAGCGACAACTCACTATCAAGATTACGATTTGATTGCGAAATTGTCTAAAGGTCTTGGAACAGCGATGAAAGGTGTCGAGATCTCTTCTCTTCAACCTTCTGAGCGTATGCAAGATCGTGGATGGTAA
- the pdxT gene encoding pyridoxal 5'-phosphate synthase glutaminase subunit PdxT gives MVTVGILALQGAVREHARSLEASGAEVKIVKRVEELNDIDALVVPGGESTTMRRLIDKYEMFEPLKAFAKTGKPMFGTCAGLILMAKDIIGQEHGHLEVMDIKVHRNGFGRQRESFEIPLSVDGLEGEEDYVGVFIRAPYIESVGSDVKVLATFQDKIVAAQQGRFLCCAFHPELTDDHRMHGYFVKMVEESKNELHNVSK, from the coding sequence ATGGTCACAGTTGGAATTCTTGCCCTTCAAGGAGCGGTTCGTGAACACGCACGTTCCCTTGAAGCATCTGGCGCAGAAGTGAAAATTGTAAAACGTGTTGAAGAATTGAACGACATCGATGCCCTCGTCGTACCTGGCGGAGAAAGCACGACAATGCGTCGTTTAATCGATAAATATGAAATGTTCGAACCTCTAAAGGCGTTTGCCAAAACGGGTAAGCCGATGTTCGGTACATGTGCAGGCCTGATCTTGATGGCGAAGGACATTATCGGACAAGAACATGGTCATCTTGAGGTCATGGATATCAAAGTCCATCGGAACGGTTTTGGACGCCAACGCGAAAGCTTTGAAATTCCACTAAGTGTAGACGGACTTGAAGGTGAAGAAGATTATGTCGGTGTATTCATCCGCGCACCTTATATCGAGTCTGTCGGATCTGATGTGAAAGTATTGGCGACTTTCCAGGATAAAATCGTTGCAGCTCAACAAGGACGTTTCTTGTGTTGTGCCTTCCATCCAGAGTTGACCGATGACCATCGTATGCATGGTTATTTCGTTAAGATGGTAGAGGAATCAAAGAACGAGTTGCATAACGTTTCAAAATAG
- the serS gene encoding serine--tRNA ligase yields the protein MLDLKFVRENFDEVKEKLSTRGEDISGLDQFQELDEKRRQLINDVEELKSRRNTVSKQVAEYKREKKDADHLITEMREVGEKIKSYDEELRQVEEKLQSVMLTLPNIPHESAPIGQDEEDNVVAREWGDIRKFDFEPKPHWDVAVDLDIVDFERAAKVTGSRFAFYKGLGARLERALINFMMDLHEDQHGYTEILPPYLVNRESMTGTGQLPKFEEDAFKIREEDYFLIPTAEVPVTNLHRDEILKLDDLPKAYVAFSACFRSEAGSAGRDTRGLIRHHQFNKVELVHFVKPEDSYEQLETLTGHAEKILQLLELPYRVMSMCTGDLGFTAAKKYDIEVWIPSYETYREISSCSNFEDFQARRANIRFRREPKAKPEHVHTLNGSGLAIGRTVAAILENYQQEDGSVVIPEVLRPYMGNKSVITQ from the coding sequence ATGTTGGATTTAAAGTTTGTCCGCGAGAATTTTGATGAGGTGAAGGAAAAGCTTTCTACAAGAGGAGAAGATATCTCTGGCCTGGATCAATTTCAGGAGCTGGATGAAAAGCGCCGACAATTGATCAACGATGTTGAAGAATTGAAAAGCCGTCGTAATACGGTATCTAAACAAGTCGCAGAGTATAAGCGTGAAAAGAAGGATGCCGATCATCTTATTACCGAAATGCGTGAGGTCGGTGAGAAAATCAAATCCTACGACGAGGAGCTTCGTCAGGTTGAGGAGAAGCTGCAGAGCGTTATGTTGACGCTACCGAATATCCCTCATGAGTCTGCGCCTATTGGACAAGACGAAGAGGACAATGTCGTAGCAAGAGAATGGGGAGACATTCGTAAGTTTGACTTTGAACCGAAGCCACATTGGGATGTAGCCGTCGACTTAGATATCGTCGATTTTGAGCGAGCAGCGAAGGTCACGGGAAGCCGTTTTGCATTCTATAAAGGATTAGGAGCTCGTCTTGAGCGTGCGTTGATCAACTTCATGATGGATCTTCATGAAGACCAGCACGGCTATACAGAAATTTTACCACCGTACCTCGTAAATCGTGAGAGCATGACGGGTACAGGTCAGCTTCCGAAGTTTGAAGAGGATGCGTTCAAGATCCGTGAAGAGGATTATTTCTTGATTCCAACAGCTGAAGTTCCAGTAACGAATCTCCATCGTGATGAAATCTTGAAGTTGGATGATCTTCCAAAAGCATATGTCGCGTTCAGTGCATGCTTCCGTTCTGAAGCAGGATCTGCTGGTCGTGACACTCGTGGATTGATTCGACATCATCAATTCAACAAAGTCGAACTCGTTCACTTTGTAAAACCAGAGGATTCTTATGAGCAGCTCGAAACATTAACAGGACATGCAGAAAAAATCTTGCAGCTTCTAGAGCTTCCTTATCGTGTCATGAGCATGTGCACAGGGGATCTTGGATTCACTGCAGCGAAGAAGTATGACATCGAGGTTTGGATTCCGAGCTACGAAACGTACCGTGAAATTTCTTCTTGTAGTAATTTCGAGGACTTCCAGGCACGTCGTGCAAACATCCGATTCCGCCGTGAACCAAAAGCGAAGCCAGAGCATGTACACACATTGAACGGATCTGGTCTAGCCATCGGCCGAACGGTCGCTGCAATTCTGGAAAATTATCAACAAGAAGACGGAAGTGTCGTCATCCCGGAAGTATTACGTCCGTATATGGGGAACAAATCTGTTATTACGCAATAA
- a CDS encoding bifunctional 3-deoxy-7-phosphoheptulonate synthase/chorismate mutase: MSNELEILREEIEKVNLEIMELLNKRGHIVQQIGKIKEVQGVKRFDPVRERRLLDQIADNNKGPFETSTLQHIFKTIFKASLELQKEDNRKALLVSRKRKPENTVINVKGEMIGDGNPHFIMGPCAVESEEQVRQVAQEMKNQGLTLLRGGAFKPRTSPYDFQGLGFEGLKILRKVADEFNLAVVSEILNPNDLEKALDYVDVIQIGARNMQNFDLLKAVGSVKKPVLLKRGMSATIEEFMYAAEYIISGGNDQVILCERGIRTYERATRNTLDISAVPILKKETHLPVMVDVTHSTGRKDLLVPAAMAALAIGTDGIMAEVHPDPAVALSDSAQQMDLPEFAEFMSKVKANQLIPV; encoded by the coding sequence ATGTCTAATGAGTTGGAGATTTTGCGTGAAGAAATCGAGAAGGTAAACTTAGAGATCATGGAGCTGCTCAACAAACGTGGTCACATTGTCCAGCAAATCGGTAAAATCAAAGAGGTTCAAGGCGTTAAACGATTCGACCCCGTACGGGAACGACGTCTGCTCGATCAAATCGCCGACAACAATAAAGGTCCCTTCGAAACATCCACCCTTCAACATATTTTCAAAACCATTTTCAAAGCAAGTCTTGAGCTTCAAAAAGAAGACAACCGAAAAGCTTTGCTTGTTTCCCGGAAACGGAAACCTGAAAATACCGTCATAAATGTAAAAGGTGAAATGATCGGTGATGGAAATCCCCATTTCATTATGGGTCCTTGTGCCGTTGAAAGCGAAGAACAGGTCCGTCAGGTTGCGCAAGAGATGAAAAATCAAGGGCTGACTCTCCTGCGTGGAGGAGCATTCAAGCCGCGTACTTCCCCGTATGATTTCCAAGGGTTAGGGTTCGAAGGATTGAAGATCCTGCGTAAGGTGGCAGATGAATTCAATCTTGCCGTCGTGAGCGAAATACTCAATCCGAACGATCTTGAAAAGGCGTTGGACTATGTCGATGTGATCCAAATTGGAGCAAGGAATATGCAGAACTTCGATTTATTGAAGGCGGTCGGCTCTGTTAAAAAGCCTGTATTACTGAAGCGAGGCATGTCGGCCACGATAGAGGAATTCATGTATGCCGCTGAATACATCATTTCAGGCGGGAACGATCAGGTCATTTTATGCGAGCGTGGTATAAGAACGTATGAAAGGGCTACACGGAACACATTGGATATATCTGCAGTCCCAATCCTTAAGAAAGAAACACATCTTCCCGTTATGGTCGATGTGACCCATTCAACAGGACGGAAGGACTTATTGGTTCCTGCTGCAATGGCCGCTCTTGCAATCGGAACAGACGGAATCATGGCAGAGGTCCATCCCGATCCAGCCGTGGCTTTATCCGATTCTGCTCAACAGATGGACCTTCCGGAATTTGCAGAATTCATGAGTAAGGTAAAAGCTAATCAACTGATCCCAGTCTGA
- the hisC gene encoding histidinol-phosphate transaminase: protein MKMKEQLLGLKAYDPGKSIEIVKKELGLTHIVNLASNENPFGCSEKVTESLRSFALHAHYPDSRAEDLREKLALKLKVNEDQLLFSSGLDEMIQIISRAFLSPETNVVMASFTFPQFRHHAVIENTEIREVPLIEGRHDLTGMQKAIDEHTSLVWICNPNNPTGTYVSERELRNFLLSVPQDTLVVMDEAYYEYVTAEDYPDTQALMEEFDNLLILRTFSKGYGLAAFRIGYAIGHNDVISKLDIGRLPFNTTRFSQLAACAAVSDDSFVSTSRERNAEGLQLFYEFCETYHIPYYRSQGNFVYIMPENTDHVFQMLLRSGYIVRPIRDGIRITVGHQEDNERLIGYLKEILVDFPAIKRTS, encoded by the coding sequence ATGAAGATGAAGGAACAGCTGCTTGGATTGAAGGCATATGATCCTGGAAAATCGATCGAAATTGTGAAGAAGGAGTTAGGGCTCACTCATATCGTGAATCTAGCCTCGAATGAAAATCCGTTCGGATGCTCTGAAAAGGTGACTGAGTCTTTACGTTCGTTTGCATTACATGCCCACTATCCAGATAGTCGAGCGGAGGATTTAAGAGAGAAGCTTGCATTAAAACTCAAGGTGAATGAGGATCAATTGCTGTTCAGCAGCGGGTTGGATGAAATGATCCAAATCATAAGCAGGGCTTTCTTATCTCCAGAAACAAATGTTGTGATGGCTTCTTTCACTTTTCCTCAATTCCGTCATCATGCCGTCATTGAAAACACGGAAATCAGGGAAGTGCCATTAATAGAGGGACGACACGATCTTACTGGTATGCAAAAAGCCATTGATGAACATACAAGTCTTGTATGGATCTGTAATCCGAACAACCCGACAGGAACCTATGTAAGTGAAAGGGAGCTCAGGAATTTTCTCTTGTCAGTTCCACAGGATACATTGGTCGTGATGGATGAGGCTTACTATGAATACGTAACCGCAGAGGACTATCCAGATACACAGGCGTTGATGGAGGAGTTCGACAATCTCCTTATTCTTCGTACCTTCTCAAAAGGATATGGTCTTGCTGCTTTCCGAATTGGATATGCCATCGGCCACAACGATGTAATCAGTAAGCTTGATATTGGAAGACTTCCTTTCAATACAACAAGATTTTCACAGCTTGCGGCATGTGCAGCAGTTTCGGATGACTCCTTTGTGAGTACAAGCAGGGAAAGGAATGCAGAGGGCTTACAACTGTTTTATGAGTTCTGTGAAACATACCATATTCCATATTATCGATCCCAAGGAAATTTTGTATATATCATGCCAGAAAACACTGATCATGTGTTCCAGATGCTGCTGCGGAGCGGTTATATCGTACGGCCGATCAGAGACGGAATTCGGATTACTGTAGGCCATCAGGAAGACAATGAAAGGCTGATCGGTTATTTAAAAGAGATACTGGTAGACTTTCCAGCTATAAAACGAACATCGTGA
- a CDS encoding prephenate dehydrogenase has protein sequence MKRRVLVIGVGLIGGSLALAIKKEHEDIIIGYDLNREECELAEKLNVIDETTTDLQASAEEADLIIFATPVEQTLQLMDQMSGYQFKQDVILTDVGSTKAVIMRHAQAFHQKGIVFIGGHPMAGSHKTGVASAKGHLFENAFYILTLLPGTPAEKIDQLKEWLKGTKGNFQVMDPEEHDHVTGVVSHFPHVMAASLVRQVQNQSETHGMVNRLAAGGFRDITRIASSSPTMWRDIITHNRENILTLLDEWMIEMKEVRRMVEDGKRDVLHDYFSSAKKYRDTFPANKKGAIQSFHDLYVDVIDHVGVISQVTGLLADANISITNVGIIEAREDVYGVLRLSFRTEADRKRAKACLEHHNFDTYLAL, from the coding sequence GTGAAAAGACGTGTGTTAGTAATCGGGGTTGGGTTGATCGGTGGATCTCTCGCCTTAGCGATAAAAAAAGAACATGAAGATATCATCATCGGATATGACTTGAACCGTGAGGAATGCGAGTTGGCGGAAAAGCTAAATGTTATCGATGAAACAACGACGGATCTACAAGCTAGTGCAGAAGAAGCGGATCTGATCATTTTCGCAACTCCTGTTGAACAAACGTTGCAGTTGATGGACCAAATGAGTGGATATCAATTCAAGCAAGACGTTATCTTGACCGATGTCGGCAGTACGAAAGCTGTCATCATGAGGCACGCCCAAGCATTTCACCAAAAAGGTATCGTCTTTATCGGCGGGCATCCGATGGCTGGATCACATAAAACTGGTGTAGCTAGTGCGAAAGGACATTTATTTGAGAATGCTTTTTACATCCTCACGTTATTACCAGGGACGCCGGCTGAAAAAATAGATCAATTGAAAGAGTGGTTGAAAGGGACCAAGGGGAATTTTCAAGTGATGGACCCAGAGGAGCATGACCACGTAACCGGCGTGGTCAGCCATTTCCCTCATGTCATGGCTGCAAGCCTTGTACGGCAAGTACAAAACCAATCCGAAACCCATGGAATGGTCAATCGTTTAGCAGCGGGTGGATTCAGGGACATTACGCGAATTGCATCCAGCAGCCCGACGATGTGGCGAGATATCATCACTCATAACCGTGAAAACATCCTCACCTTACTGGATGAATGGATGATTGAAATGAAGGAAGTACGCCGGATGGTTGAGGACGGGAAGAGGGATGTACTCCATGATTACTTCTCTAGTGCAAAAAAATATCGCGATACCTTTCCAGCCAATAAAAAAGGTGCCATTCAATCGTTCCATGATCTCTATGTCGATGTTATTGACCATGTCGGGGTCATCTCTCAAGTCACTGGTCTCTTAGCTGATGCGAATATCAGTATCACGAACGTAGGAATCATTGAAGCTCGAGAAGACGTTTATGGCGTTTTGAGGTTAAGCTTCCGGACTGAAGCGGATCGAAAGAGAGCAAAAGCATGCCTTGAACACCATAATTTTGATACGTATTTAGCTCTTTAA
- a CDS encoding transporter substrate-binding domain-containing protein has protein sequence MQHAIEQMKTHSAQLESGHFFNPSAGVYLKSRLDVILQRGRIRVGTTGDYKPYSYLDSHTHRYEGYDIDVARHLGDQLGVHVEFIKTSWPTIMEDLRKDCFDISMGGISRNLERQKIAHLTRPYVKDGKAPLMRYEDHMKFTCLMDIDQPGVKIGLNPGGTNERFVRKHVKNADILICEDNLMIPGMVAEGKVDVMITDHVEASLYAKKDERLYAALGDNPFTRSEKVYMLHRGDLDYQNWIALWMEEMEEEGTMERLKVKWGLNQSVR, from the coding sequence ATGCAACACGCAATTGAACAGATGAAAACCCATTCAGCACAACTGGAGAGCGGTCACTTTTTTAACCCCTCCGCTGGTGTTTATCTGAAATCAAGACTGGATGTGATACTCCAACGTGGAAGGATTCGGGTAGGAACAACAGGAGACTATAAACCCTATTCTTATTTGGATTCACACACACATCGATACGAAGGCTATGATATCGATGTCGCACGTCATCTTGGAGACCAATTGGGCGTACACGTGGAATTCATCAAGACATCCTGGCCGACAATAATGGAAGATTTGCGGAAGGATTGTTTCGATATATCGATGGGAGGCATTAGTCGGAATTTGGAACGACAGAAGATTGCTCATTTGACCAGACCTTATGTGAAGGATGGAAAAGCGCCGCTCATGCGCTATGAGGACCACATGAAATTTACGTGTTTAATGGATATCGACCAGCCTGGTGTAAAGATCGGCTTGAATCCAGGAGGTACGAATGAACGGTTTGTCAGGAAACATGTAAAGAACGCTGATATCCTCATATGCGAGGATAATCTTATGATCCCAGGCATGGTAGCAGAAGGGAAGGTTGATGTGATGATAACAGACCACGTGGAAGCATCCCTCTATGCAAAGAAAGATGAACGGTTATATGCCGCCCTAGGGGATAATCCATTCACCAGAAGTGAAAAGGTCTATATGCTCCATCGAGGTGACCTTGATTATCAGAATTGGATCGCATTATGGATGGAAGAAATGGAAGAGGAGGGGACTATGGAGCGGTTGAAGGTGAAATGGGGCCTGAATCAATCGGTACGATAA
- a CDS encoding deoxynucleoside kinase: MSIHEKYNIPKNAVITVAGTVGVGKSTMTKAIAKKLSFDTSMEKVDTNPYLDKFYQDFERWSFHLQIYFLAERFKEQKRMFEQGGGFVQDRSIYEDTGIFAKMHYDKGTMTNIDYETYTSLFEAMVMTPFFPHPDVLIYIEGSLEDIIERIKLRGRPMEQQTPIAYWEEMHSRYENWINNFTTCPVLKININDYDLVKNPESVEPILKKIGETINRNRNLQHV; the protein is encoded by the coding sequence ATGAGCATCCATGAGAAATACAATATACCAAAAAATGCGGTCATAACGGTTGCCGGTACGGTCGGTGTCGGTAAGTCAACAATGACCAAAGCGATCGCAAAAAAGCTTAGCTTCGATACATCTATGGAAAAGGTCGATACAAACCCGTATTTGGACAAGTTCTATCAGGATTTTGAACGCTGGAGCTTCCATTTGCAAATCTATTTCCTCGCTGAGCGGTTCAAGGAACAGAAGCGTATGTTCGAGCAAGGCGGTGGATTCGTTCAGGACCGTTCCATTTATGAGGATACGGGCATCTTTGCGAAAATGCATTATGATAAAGGGACGATGACGAACATCGATTATGAGACTTACACGAGTCTTTTTGAAGCGATGGTTATGACACCTTTCTTCCCGCATCCTGATGTATTGATCTACATCGAAGGCAGTCTTGAAGATATCATTGAACGCATCAAGCTGCGAGGACGACCGATGGAACAACAAACACCGATTGCTTACTGGGAGGAAATGCATTCTCGTTATGAGAACTGGATCAATAACTTTACGACCTGCCCAGTCTTGAAAATCAACATCAACGATTACGACCTTGTCAAAAACCCTGAATCCGTTGAACCAATCCTTAAGAAAATTGGCGAAACAATCAACAGAAACCGTAATCTGCAACATGTATAA
- a CDS encoding deoxynucleoside kinase, translated as MDKTPFIAVEGPIGVGKTSLAKAISDQFDYYLLKEIVEENPFLGKFYDDIEEWSFQTEMFFLCNRFKQLEDIDRLQLQHKSPVVSDYHIFKNRIFAMRTLKEVHFQKYMQIFEILTKDMPSPNMVIYIKASLETLLKRISLRGRDIEKNINPNYLKQLSSDYEIFMYQFQKLHPDIPVLTIDGDQIDFVQNPDQLDDILRVVHDTFHQKEVKQ; from the coding sequence ATGGATAAGACGCCCTTCATCGCAGTGGAAGGTCCTATCGGTGTCGGTAAAACATCTTTAGCCAAAGCGATAAGCGATCAGTTCGATTATTATCTTCTAAAGGAAATCGTTGAAGAGAATCCATTTCTCGGAAAGTTCTACGATGATATCGAAGAGTGGAGCTTCCAGACAGAAATGTTTTTCCTCTGTAACCGATTCAAGCAATTGGAAGACATTGATCGATTACAATTACAACATAAAAGTCCTGTCGTTTCGGACTATCATATTTTCAAGAATCGGATTTTTGCTATGCGGACGTTGAAAGAGGTCCATTTCCAAAAGTACATGCAAATCTTCGAGATTCTCACAAAGGACATGCCCTCACCGAACATGGTGATCTATATAAAAGCAAGTCTGGAGACGTTGTTGAAGCGTATATCACTACGTGGTAGGGACATTGAGAAGAACATCAATCCGAATTATTTAAAGCAGCTTTCTTCGGACTATGAAATCTTCATGTATCAATTCCAAAAGCTGCATCCGGATATTCCTGTTTTGACAATTGACGGTGATCAGATCGATTTTGTCCAAAACCCTGATCAGCTTGATGATATATTGCGGGTTGTCCACGATACTTTTCACCAAAAGGAAGTGAAACAATGA